Proteins from a single region of Calonectris borealis unplaced genomic scaffold, bCalBor7.hap1.2 HAP1_SCAFFOLD_50, whole genome shotgun sequence:
- the LOC142076467 gene encoding olfactory receptor 14J1-like: MSNTSSITHFLLLAFADTRELQLLHFWLFLGIYLAALLGNGLIITAIACDHRLHTPMYFFLLNLSILDLGCISTTVPKSMTNSLWDTRAISYVGCAAQLFLFVFLVIAEYSLLTIMAYDRYVAICQPLHYGTLLGSRACVHMAAAAWGTAFLNSLLHTANTFSLPLCKGNAVDQFFCEIPPLLKLSCSHTYIREVGVIGFSFSLHILCFIFIMVSYVHIFRAVLRIPSEQGRHKAFSTCIPHLAVVSLFVSTGMFAYLKPPSISSPSLDLVLAVLYSVVHPAVNPLIYSMRNKELKDALRNLIREVVFQQK; the protein is encoded by the coding sequence atgtccaacaccagctccatcacccacttcctcctcctggccttcgcagacacacgggagctgcagctcttgcacttctggctctttctgggcatctacctggctgccctgctgggcaacggcctcatcatcaccgccatagcctgtgaCCACCGCCTCCatacccccatgtacttcttcctcctcaacctctccatcctcgacctgggctgcatctccaccactgttcccaaatccatgaccaattccctctgggacaccagggccatctcctacgtgggatgtgctgcacagctctttctgtttgtcttcttgGTAATAGCAGAGTATTCTCtgctcaccatcatggcctatgaccgctacgttgccatctgccaacccctgcactatgggaccctcctgggcagcagagcttgtgtccacatggcagcagctgcctggggcactgcttttctcaattctctccttcacactgccaatacattttcactgcccctctgcaagggcaatgctgtggaccagttcttctgtgaaattcccccactcctcaagctctcctgctcacacacctacatCAGGGAAGTTGGGGTCATTGGGTTTAGTTTTTCCttacatattttgtgttttattttcatcatggTATCCTATGTGCacatcttcagggctgtgctgaggatcccctctgagcagggacggcacaaagccttttcgacgtgcatccctcacctggccgtggtctccctgtttgtcagcactggcatgtttgcctacctgaagcccccctccatctcttccccatccctggatctggtactggctgtgctgtactcagtggtacatccagcagtcaaccccctcatctacagcatgaggaacaaggaactcaaggatgccctgaggaacctgattcgagaagtagtatttcagcagaaataa